A single window of Vigna unguiculata cultivar IT97K-499-35 chromosome 1, ASM411807v1, whole genome shotgun sequence DNA harbors:
- the LOC114163114 gene encoding LOB domain-containing protein 12-like, with amino-acid sequence MAGNSPCASCKLLRRRCTKECIFAPYFPSNDPQKFALVHKVFGASNVSKMLQELPIEQRADAVSSLVYEAHARVRDPVYGCVGAISYLQNQVSELQMQLAVAQAEILCIQMQQEPVMPNPEMENPDQKSYLLQNELPQFLNYASSSNVIYDAVSRDNIFGHDMVS; translated from the exons ATGGCTGGGAATTCTCCATGTGCTTCATGCAAGCTTCTGAGACGCAGATGTACCAAAGAATGCATCTTTGCTCCTTATTTCCCTTCCAATGACCCTCAAAAGTTCGCCTTAGTTCACAAGGTTTTTGGCGCTAGCAATGTTAGCAAAATGCTGCAG GAACTTCCTATTGAGCAGAGAGCAGATGCTGTGAGTAGTTTGGTGTACGAAGCACATGCAAGAGTTCGGGACCCTGTGTATGGTTGTGTTGGGGCCATATCCTATTTACAGAACCAGGTTTCTGAGCTTCAAATGCAGCTTGCAGTGGCTCAAGCAGAGATACTCTGCATCCAGATGCAGCAGGAGCCAGTGATGCCGAATCCAGAAATGGAAAACCCAGATCAGAAATCTTACCTTCTCCAGAATGAACTCCCTCAGTTTCTCAACTATGCCTCTTCTAGCAATGTAATTTACGATGCTGTCTCAAGAGACAACATTTTTGGACATGATATGGTTTCATGA